One genomic window of Carassius gibelio isolate Cgi1373 ecotype wild population from Czech Republic chromosome A10, carGib1.2-hapl.c, whole genome shotgun sequence includes the following:
- the LOC128021232 gene encoding claudin-7-B has protein sequence MANKGLQLLGFMLSLLGLIGLIVGTILPQWKMSAYVGDNIITAIAMYQGLWMSCAFQSTGQMQCKVYDSILQLDGALQATRALMIVAILLTVAGLGVASMGMKCTNCGGNDKVKKARIAMTGGIILIVGALCSIVACGWFTNQIVRDFYNPFTPVNTKYEFGAAIFIAWAGAFLDIMGGGMLAASCPKGKPSPRYPKSSKAPSSSGREYV, from the exons ATGGCAAATAAAGGTCTGCAGCTCCTGGGATTTATGCTATCGCTACTGGGTTTGATTGGACTCATTGTTGGCACAATCTTACCCCAATGGAAGATGTCTGCGTACGTTGGAGACAATATTATCACAGCGATAGCGATGTATCAAGGTCTTTGGATGTCTTGCGCTTTCCAGAGCACCGGACAAATGCAGTGCAAGGTGTACGACTCTATCCTACAACTCGATG GTGCTCTCCAGGCAACTCGCGCCTTGATGATTGTCGCGATCCTTCTCACAGTAGCAGGCCTGGGTGTAGCCAGCATGGGCATGAAGTGTACTAACTGTGGTGGTAATGACAAGGTCAAAAAGGCCCGCATTGCCATGACAGGCGGTATAATCCTCATTGTTGGAG CCCTCTGCAGCATTGTCGCCTGTGGCTGGTTTACTAATCAAATTGTCCGGGACTTCTACAACCCCTTCACACCTGTCAATACGAA GTATGAATTTGGTGCGGCTATTTTCATTGCCTGGGCAGGTGCATTCCTGGACATAATGGGTGGAGGCATGTTGGCTGCCTCCTGCCCAAAGGGTAAACCATCTCCCAGGTACCCCAAGTCCTCCAAAGCCCCCAGCAGCAGCGGCAGGGAGTACGTCTGA